A region of Vanessa cardui chromosome 1, ilVanCard2.1, whole genome shotgun sequence DNA encodes the following proteins:
- the LOC124532667 gene encoding uncharacterized protein LOC124532667 isoform X2, whose protein sequence is MQPSTIIVLACLVAAVAASVHYEHYPEEKNVQNVHESLGETPVHERSARTKRGLLLLKKKLILGALGLKAVKVGAVGAGVVGALALKKQSVKPRVIIQTEPRYGPKYVEVHSWSG, encoded by the exons ATGCAGCCCTCAACCATCATTGTTCTGGCTTGTCTCGTAGCCGCCGTCGCAGCGAGCGTGCACTACGAACATTACCCCGAAGAGAAGAATGTCCAAAACGTCCACGAGTCGCTTGGCGAGACGCCCGTGCACGAGAGGAGTGCGAGAACGAAGAGGGGTCTGCTACTTCTTAAGAAGAAACTTATCCTTG GGGCTTTAGGTTTGAAAGCAGTGAAGGTAGGAGCCGTCGGCGCCGGAGTTGTCGGCGCGCTCGCGCTCAAAAAACAGTCAGTGAAACCCCGTGTGATAATCCAAACTGAACCCCG CTACGGGCCTAAATACGTCGAAGTACACAG CTGGTCCGGTTAA
- the LOC124532667 gene encoding uncharacterized protein LOC124532667 isoform X1, giving the protein MVQKGQSNMQPSTIIVLACLVAAVAASVHYEHYPEEKNVQNVHESLGETPVHERSARTKRGLLLLKKKLILGALGLKAVKVGAVGAGVVGALALKKQSVKPRVIIQTEPRYGPKYVEVHSWSG; this is encoded by the exons ATGGTGCAAAAag gacAATCAAATATGCAGCCCTCAACCATCATTGTTCTGGCTTGTCTCGTAGCCGCCGTCGCAGCGAGCGTGCACTACGAACATTACCCCGAAGAGAAGAATGTCCAAAACGTCCACGAGTCGCTTGGCGAGACGCCCGTGCACGAGAGGAGTGCGAGAACGAAGAGGGGTCTGCTACTTCTTAAGAAGAAACTTATCCTTG GGGCTTTAGGTTTGAAAGCAGTGAAGGTAGGAGCCGTCGGCGCCGGAGTTGTCGGCGCGCTCGCGCTCAAAAAACAGTCAGTGAAACCCCGTGTGATAATCCAAACTGAACCCCG CTACGGGCCTAAATACGTCGAAGTACACAG CTGGTCCGGTTAA